One genomic window of Diospyros lotus cultivar Yz01 chromosome 8, ASM1463336v1, whole genome shotgun sequence includes the following:
- the LOC127808499 gene encoding subtilisin-like protease SBT5.6 isoform X2 codes for MMTQLSIVACLLLLIPLLLLSGSCDAESQVHIVYFGEHSGGKTWKEIEDGHHSYLLSVKKSEEEARSSLVYSYKKIINGFSAWLTPHEAAKLSEINGVISVFKSQPGRYHLQTTRSWDFVSLLEGQELKHPTDEEELSRKANYGKDVIVGVFDSGIWPESESFSDQGMEPIPKRWKGICQSGAAFDTSHCNRKLIGARYYLNGYEAYHGPLNNIDDYRSPRDKNGHGTHAASIVGGRRVANISALGGLANGTASGGAPLVRLAIYKVCWPIPGLSRAEDNICFDEDMLAAFDDAIADGVDVLSISVGANNLDPYKIEVISIGSFYAMKRNIVVACSAGNEGPFPSTVKNVAPWIITVGASSIDRVFSSPAVLGNNMKIEGQTVTPYALKTMYPLVYAGDVEIPGTTTEDFSGQCLPGTLSPESVKGKIVLCQGGYSYDVQTALEVKRAGGAGFILQNPLDGIGISVVAHVLPGTTVFSNEPATILDYLRNTSNPMATIIPPTTVMNSKPSPFMAGFSSRGPNGLEPNILKPDITAPGLNILAAWSEGSSPTRLEEDKRVVKYNIFSGTSMSCPHVAAAAALIKAIHPNWSSAAIRSALMTTATTDDNRGMPMSDASGKPATPFHFGAGHFQPAKAAQPGLIYDANYHDYLLSLCGNGANNSLDPTFNCPENFPSASNLNYPSLSISSLIGTITVKRTVTNVGSSNPTTYNSTIQSPKGYIVEISPTTLSFSHLNEKNNFTITIKANDSVIQSGVYSFGWYIWSDGIHTVRSPIAVSSSLGHPPRQSRSSSMKRSKGKPLLILLGIIIFQIFIIFFT; via the exons ATGATGACTCAACTTAGTATTGTGGCCTGTCTTCTCCTCCtcattcctcttcttcttctctcaggCTCTTGTGACGCCGAAAGCCAGGTTCACATTGTCTATTTTGGAGAGCACAGTGGAGGGAAAACGTGGAAGGAAATTGAAGATGGTCATCATTCCTACCTACTTTCCGTGAAGAAGTCGGAAGAAGAAGCCAGATCTTCTCTGGTTTACAGCTACAAGAAGATTATCAATGGCTTCTCCGCCTGGCTCACCCCCCATGAAGCTGCCAAGTTATCCG AAATTAATGGAGTGATTTCAGTGTTCAAAAGCCAGCCCGGAAGATACCATCTTCAAACCACAAGATCCTGGGATTTTGTTAGCTTACTCGAAGGTCAAGAACTGAAACACCCAACTGATGAGGAAGAACTATCGCGTAAAGCCAACTACGGAAAAGATGTCATTGTTGGGGTCTTCGACAGTG GAATATGGCCAGAGTCAGAGAGTTTTAGCGACCAAGGAATGGAACCCATCCCAAAAAGATGGAAAGGAATATGTCAGAGTGGCGCGGCTTTTGACACTTCTCATTGCAATAG GAAACTAATTGGAGCTCGGTATTACCTAAATGGATATGAAGCCTATCATGGCCCTCTCAACAACATAGATGATTATCGATCACCTAGAGACAAAAATGGCCATGGAACTCACGCAGCCTCAATTGTTGGAGGTCGCAGAGTCGCCAACATCTCAGCCCTCGGTGGTCTTGCCAATGGCACAGCCTCTGGTGGCGCTCCGCTAGTGCGCCTCGCCATTTACAAAGTTTGTTGGCCAATCCCAGGCTTGTCTAGGGCAGAAGACAACATATGTTTTGATGAAGATATGCTTGCAGCCTTCGACGATGCCATCGCTGATGGGGTTGATGTGCTCAGCATCTCCGTCGGGGCAAACAATCTTGATCCCTACAAAATAGAAGTAATTTCTATTGGGTCGTTTTATGCTATGAAGCGAAACATCGTGGTGGCCTGCAGCGCTGGCAATGAGGGACCTTTCCCATCAACTGTGAAGAATGTAGCGCCTTGGATCATCACTGTAGGTGCAAGCAGCATAGATAGAGTCTTCTCTTCACCGGCTGTGCTAGGAAACAACATGAAAATTGAG GGACAAACAGTAACTCCATATGCATTGAAAACCATGTACCCACTAGTTTATGCTGGAGACGTAGAAATACCAGGCACAACAACGGAGGACTTCAGCGG GCAATGCCTTCCTGGGACTCTCTCACCCGAatcggtgaaaggaaaaatcgtGTTATGCCAAGGTGGGTATTCATATGATGTTCAGACAGCTTTAGAGGTCAAAAGAGCTGGGGGAGCTGGCTTCATCCTACAGAACCCTTTGGATGGTATTGGAATATCAGTTGTTGCTCATGTTCTTCCAGGAACAACAGTGTTTTCTAATGAGCCTGCCACGATTCTTGATTACCTAAGAAATACTAGCAATCCCATGGCCACAATAATCCCACCTACAACTGTCATGAACAGTAAACCATCACCTTTCATGGCAGGCTTCTCCTCAAGGGGTCCAAATGGCCTTGAACCTAATATTTTGAAG CCTGACATTACAGCCCCAGGTCTAAATATATTAGCAGCATGGAGTGAGGGATCTTCTCCAACTAGATTGGAGGAAGACAAACGAGTGGTTAAGTACAACATATTTAGTGGCACTTCCATGTCTTGCCCACATGTGGCCGCCGCAGCCGCACTAATCAAGGCCATTCATCCTAATTGGAGCAGTGCAGCCATAAGATCAGCCCTCATGACTACTG CAACAACAGATGACAACAGGGGCATGCCAATGAGTGATGCATCTGGAAAGCCAGCAACCCCATTCCATTTTGGAGCTGGCCACTTCCAACCAGCAAAGGCAGCACAGCCTGGCCTCATCTATGATGCCAATTACCATGACTATCTCCTTTCCCTCTGCGGCAATGGTGCCAATAATTCACTAGATCCAACGTTCAATTGCCCAGAGAATTTCCCATCAGCAAGCAACCTTAACTACCCATCACTTTCCATTTCAAGTTTGATAGGCACCATTACAGTGAAGAGGACTGTAACTAATGTTGGCAGTAGCAATCCAACCACTTATAACTCCACGATCCAATCTCCAAAAGGATACATTGTTGAGATCTCTCCAACAACACTAAGCTTCAGTCACTTGAACGAAAAGAATAACTTTACCATCACAATCAAAGCAAACGATAGTGTCATTCAAAGCGGCGTGTATTCGTTTGGGTGGTATATATGGAGCGATGGGATTCATACGGTTAGGAGTCCTATTGCAGTGTCTTCATCTTTGGGACACCCACCGCGACAATCACGCAGCTCTTCTATGAAACGCAGTAAGGGGAAACCCTTGCTCATATTATTAGGcataataatatttcaaattttcataatattttttacctAA
- the LOC127808499 gene encoding subtilisin-like protease SBT5.6 isoform X4 has product MWPFIGSCDAESQVHIVYFGEHSGGKTWKEIEDGHHSYLLSVKKSEEEARSSLVYSYKKIINGFSAWLTPHEAAKLSAEINGVISVFKSQPGRYHLQTTRSWDFVSLLEGQELKHPTDEEELSRKANYGKDVIVGVFDSGIWPESESFSDQGMEPIPKRWKGICQSGAAFDTSHCNRKLIGARYYLNGYEAYHGPLNNIDDYRSPRDKNGHGTHAASIVGGRRVANISALGGLANGTASGGAPLVRLAIYKVCWPIPGLSRAEDNICFDEDMLAAFDDAIADGVDVLSISVGANNLDPYKIEVISIGSFYAMKRNIVVACSAGNEGPFPSTVKNVAPWIITVGASSIDRVFSSPAVLGNNMKIEGQTVTPYALKTMYPLVYAGDVEIPGTTTEDFSGQCLPGTLSPESVKGKIVLCQGGYSYDVQTALEVKRAGGAGFILQNPLDGIGISVVAHVLPGTTVFSNEPATILDYLRNTSNPMATIIPPTTVMNSKPSPFMAGFSSRGPNGLEPNILKPDITAPGLNILAAWSEGSSPTRLEEDKRVVKYNIFSGTSMSCPHVAAAAALIKAIHPNWSSAAIRSALMTTATTDDNRGMPMSDASGKPATPFHFGAGHFQPAKAAQPGLIYDANYHDYLLSLCGNGANNSLDPTFNCPENFPSASNLNYPSLSISSLIGTITVKRTVTNVGSSNPTTYNSTIQSPKGYIVEISPTTLSFSHLNEKNNFTITIKANDSVIQSGVYSFGWYIWSDGIHTVRSPIAVSSSLGHPPRQSRSSSMKRSKGKPLLILLGIIIFQIFIIFFT; this is encoded by the exons gCTCTTGTGACGCCGAAAGCCAGGTTCACATTGTCTATTTTGGAGAGCACAGTGGAGGGAAAACGTGGAAGGAAATTGAAGATGGTCATCATTCCTACCTACTTTCCGTGAAGAAGTCGGAAGAAGAAGCCAGATCTTCTCTGGTTTACAGCTACAAGAAGATTATCAATGGCTTCTCCGCCTGGCTCACCCCCCATGAAGCTGCCAAGTTATCCG CAGAAATTAATGGAGTGATTTCAGTGTTCAAAAGCCAGCCCGGAAGATACCATCTTCAAACCACAAGATCCTGGGATTTTGTTAGCTTACTCGAAGGTCAAGAACTGAAACACCCAACTGATGAGGAAGAACTATCGCGTAAAGCCAACTACGGAAAAGATGTCATTGTTGGGGTCTTCGACAGTG GAATATGGCCAGAGTCAGAGAGTTTTAGCGACCAAGGAATGGAACCCATCCCAAAAAGATGGAAAGGAATATGTCAGAGTGGCGCGGCTTTTGACACTTCTCATTGCAATAG GAAACTAATTGGAGCTCGGTATTACCTAAATGGATATGAAGCCTATCATGGCCCTCTCAACAACATAGATGATTATCGATCACCTAGAGACAAAAATGGCCATGGAACTCACGCAGCCTCAATTGTTGGAGGTCGCAGAGTCGCCAACATCTCAGCCCTCGGTGGTCTTGCCAATGGCACAGCCTCTGGTGGCGCTCCGCTAGTGCGCCTCGCCATTTACAAAGTTTGTTGGCCAATCCCAGGCTTGTCTAGGGCAGAAGACAACATATGTTTTGATGAAGATATGCTTGCAGCCTTCGACGATGCCATCGCTGATGGGGTTGATGTGCTCAGCATCTCCGTCGGGGCAAACAATCTTGATCCCTACAAAATAGAAGTAATTTCTATTGGGTCGTTTTATGCTATGAAGCGAAACATCGTGGTGGCCTGCAGCGCTGGCAATGAGGGACCTTTCCCATCAACTGTGAAGAATGTAGCGCCTTGGATCATCACTGTAGGTGCAAGCAGCATAGATAGAGTCTTCTCTTCACCGGCTGTGCTAGGAAACAACATGAAAATTGAG GGACAAACAGTAACTCCATATGCATTGAAAACCATGTACCCACTAGTTTATGCTGGAGACGTAGAAATACCAGGCACAACAACGGAGGACTTCAGCGG GCAATGCCTTCCTGGGACTCTCTCACCCGAatcggtgaaaggaaaaatcgtGTTATGCCAAGGTGGGTATTCATATGATGTTCAGACAGCTTTAGAGGTCAAAAGAGCTGGGGGAGCTGGCTTCATCCTACAGAACCCTTTGGATGGTATTGGAATATCAGTTGTTGCTCATGTTCTTCCAGGAACAACAGTGTTTTCTAATGAGCCTGCCACGATTCTTGATTACCTAAGAAATACTAGCAATCCCATGGCCACAATAATCCCACCTACAACTGTCATGAACAGTAAACCATCACCTTTCATGGCAGGCTTCTCCTCAAGGGGTCCAAATGGCCTTGAACCTAATATTTTGAAG CCTGACATTACAGCCCCAGGTCTAAATATATTAGCAGCATGGAGTGAGGGATCTTCTCCAACTAGATTGGAGGAAGACAAACGAGTGGTTAAGTACAACATATTTAGTGGCACTTCCATGTCTTGCCCACATGTGGCCGCCGCAGCCGCACTAATCAAGGCCATTCATCCTAATTGGAGCAGTGCAGCCATAAGATCAGCCCTCATGACTACTG CAACAACAGATGACAACAGGGGCATGCCAATGAGTGATGCATCTGGAAAGCCAGCAACCCCATTCCATTTTGGAGCTGGCCACTTCCAACCAGCAAAGGCAGCACAGCCTGGCCTCATCTATGATGCCAATTACCATGACTATCTCCTTTCCCTCTGCGGCAATGGTGCCAATAATTCACTAGATCCAACGTTCAATTGCCCAGAGAATTTCCCATCAGCAAGCAACCTTAACTACCCATCACTTTCCATTTCAAGTTTGATAGGCACCATTACAGTGAAGAGGACTGTAACTAATGTTGGCAGTAGCAATCCAACCACTTATAACTCCACGATCCAATCTCCAAAAGGATACATTGTTGAGATCTCTCCAACAACACTAAGCTTCAGTCACTTGAACGAAAAGAATAACTTTACCATCACAATCAAAGCAAACGATAGTGTCATTCAAAGCGGCGTGTATTCGTTTGGGTGGTATATATGGAGCGATGGGATTCATACGGTTAGGAGTCCTATTGCAGTGTCTTCATCTTTGGGACACCCACCGCGACAATCACGCAGCTCTTCTATGAAACGCAGTAAGGGGAAACCCTTGCTCATATTATTAGGcataataatatttcaaattttcataatattttttacctAA
- the LOC127808499 gene encoding subtilisin-like protease SBT5.6 isoform X3, whose protein sequence is MMTQLSIVACLLLLIPLLLLSGSCDAESQVHIVYFGEHSGGKTWKEIEDGHHSYLLSVKKSEEEARSSLVYSYKKIINGFSAWLTPHEAAKLSVFKSQPGRYHLQTTRSWDFVSLLEGQELKHPTDEEELSRKANYGKDVIVGVFDSGIWPESESFSDQGMEPIPKRWKGICQSGAAFDTSHCNRKLIGARYYLNGYEAYHGPLNNIDDYRSPRDKNGHGTHAASIVGGRRVANISALGGLANGTASGGAPLVRLAIYKVCWPIPGLSRAEDNICFDEDMLAAFDDAIADGVDVLSISVGANNLDPYKIEVISIGSFYAMKRNIVVACSAGNEGPFPSTVKNVAPWIITVGASSIDRVFSSPAVLGNNMKIEGQTVTPYALKTMYPLVYAGDVEIPGTTTEDFSGQCLPGTLSPESVKGKIVLCQGGYSYDVQTALEVKRAGGAGFILQNPLDGIGISVVAHVLPGTTVFSNEPATILDYLRNTSNPMATIIPPTTVMNSKPSPFMAGFSSRGPNGLEPNILKPDITAPGLNILAAWSEGSSPTRLEEDKRVVKYNIFSGTSMSCPHVAAAAALIKAIHPNWSSAAIRSALMTTATTDDNRGMPMSDASGKPATPFHFGAGHFQPAKAAQPGLIYDANYHDYLLSLCGNGANNSLDPTFNCPENFPSASNLNYPSLSISSLIGTITVKRTVTNVGSSNPTTYNSTIQSPKGYIVEISPTTLSFSHLNEKNNFTITIKANDSVIQSGVYSFGWYIWSDGIHTVRSPIAVSSSLGHPPRQSRSSSMKRSKGKPLLILLGIIIFQIFIIFFT, encoded by the exons ATGATGACTCAACTTAGTATTGTGGCCTGTCTTCTCCTCCtcattcctcttcttcttctctcaggCTCTTGTGACGCCGAAAGCCAGGTTCACATTGTCTATTTTGGAGAGCACAGTGGAGGGAAAACGTGGAAGGAAATTGAAGATGGTCATCATTCCTACCTACTTTCCGTGAAGAAGTCGGAAGAAGAAGCCAGATCTTCTCTGGTTTACAGCTACAAGAAGATTATCAATGGCTTCTCCGCCTGGCTCACCCCCCATGAAGCTGCCAAGTTATCCG TGTTCAAAAGCCAGCCCGGAAGATACCATCTTCAAACCACAAGATCCTGGGATTTTGTTAGCTTACTCGAAGGTCAAGAACTGAAACACCCAACTGATGAGGAAGAACTATCGCGTAAAGCCAACTACGGAAAAGATGTCATTGTTGGGGTCTTCGACAGTG GAATATGGCCAGAGTCAGAGAGTTTTAGCGACCAAGGAATGGAACCCATCCCAAAAAGATGGAAAGGAATATGTCAGAGTGGCGCGGCTTTTGACACTTCTCATTGCAATAG GAAACTAATTGGAGCTCGGTATTACCTAAATGGATATGAAGCCTATCATGGCCCTCTCAACAACATAGATGATTATCGATCACCTAGAGACAAAAATGGCCATGGAACTCACGCAGCCTCAATTGTTGGAGGTCGCAGAGTCGCCAACATCTCAGCCCTCGGTGGTCTTGCCAATGGCACAGCCTCTGGTGGCGCTCCGCTAGTGCGCCTCGCCATTTACAAAGTTTGTTGGCCAATCCCAGGCTTGTCTAGGGCAGAAGACAACATATGTTTTGATGAAGATATGCTTGCAGCCTTCGACGATGCCATCGCTGATGGGGTTGATGTGCTCAGCATCTCCGTCGGGGCAAACAATCTTGATCCCTACAAAATAGAAGTAATTTCTATTGGGTCGTTTTATGCTATGAAGCGAAACATCGTGGTGGCCTGCAGCGCTGGCAATGAGGGACCTTTCCCATCAACTGTGAAGAATGTAGCGCCTTGGATCATCACTGTAGGTGCAAGCAGCATAGATAGAGTCTTCTCTTCACCGGCTGTGCTAGGAAACAACATGAAAATTGAG GGACAAACAGTAACTCCATATGCATTGAAAACCATGTACCCACTAGTTTATGCTGGAGACGTAGAAATACCAGGCACAACAACGGAGGACTTCAGCGG GCAATGCCTTCCTGGGACTCTCTCACCCGAatcggtgaaaggaaaaatcgtGTTATGCCAAGGTGGGTATTCATATGATGTTCAGACAGCTTTAGAGGTCAAAAGAGCTGGGGGAGCTGGCTTCATCCTACAGAACCCTTTGGATGGTATTGGAATATCAGTTGTTGCTCATGTTCTTCCAGGAACAACAGTGTTTTCTAATGAGCCTGCCACGATTCTTGATTACCTAAGAAATACTAGCAATCCCATGGCCACAATAATCCCACCTACAACTGTCATGAACAGTAAACCATCACCTTTCATGGCAGGCTTCTCCTCAAGGGGTCCAAATGGCCTTGAACCTAATATTTTGAAG CCTGACATTACAGCCCCAGGTCTAAATATATTAGCAGCATGGAGTGAGGGATCTTCTCCAACTAGATTGGAGGAAGACAAACGAGTGGTTAAGTACAACATATTTAGTGGCACTTCCATGTCTTGCCCACATGTGGCCGCCGCAGCCGCACTAATCAAGGCCATTCATCCTAATTGGAGCAGTGCAGCCATAAGATCAGCCCTCATGACTACTG CAACAACAGATGACAACAGGGGCATGCCAATGAGTGATGCATCTGGAAAGCCAGCAACCCCATTCCATTTTGGAGCTGGCCACTTCCAACCAGCAAAGGCAGCACAGCCTGGCCTCATCTATGATGCCAATTACCATGACTATCTCCTTTCCCTCTGCGGCAATGGTGCCAATAATTCACTAGATCCAACGTTCAATTGCCCAGAGAATTTCCCATCAGCAAGCAACCTTAACTACCCATCACTTTCCATTTCAAGTTTGATAGGCACCATTACAGTGAAGAGGACTGTAACTAATGTTGGCAGTAGCAATCCAACCACTTATAACTCCACGATCCAATCTCCAAAAGGATACATTGTTGAGATCTCTCCAACAACACTAAGCTTCAGTCACTTGAACGAAAAGAATAACTTTACCATCACAATCAAAGCAAACGATAGTGTCATTCAAAGCGGCGTGTATTCGTTTGGGTGGTATATATGGAGCGATGGGATTCATACGGTTAGGAGTCCTATTGCAGTGTCTTCATCTTTGGGACACCCACCGCGACAATCACGCAGCTCTTCTATGAAACGCAGTAAGGGGAAACCCTTGCTCATATTATTAGGcataataatatttcaaattttcataatattttttacctAA
- the LOC127808499 gene encoding subtilisin-like protease SBT5.6 isoform X1, producing MMTQLSIVACLLLLIPLLLLSGSCDAESQVHIVYFGEHSGGKTWKEIEDGHHSYLLSVKKSEEEARSSLVYSYKKIINGFSAWLTPHEAAKLSAEINGVISVFKSQPGRYHLQTTRSWDFVSLLEGQELKHPTDEEELSRKANYGKDVIVGVFDSGIWPESESFSDQGMEPIPKRWKGICQSGAAFDTSHCNRKLIGARYYLNGYEAYHGPLNNIDDYRSPRDKNGHGTHAASIVGGRRVANISALGGLANGTASGGAPLVRLAIYKVCWPIPGLSRAEDNICFDEDMLAAFDDAIADGVDVLSISVGANNLDPYKIEVISIGSFYAMKRNIVVACSAGNEGPFPSTVKNVAPWIITVGASSIDRVFSSPAVLGNNMKIEGQTVTPYALKTMYPLVYAGDVEIPGTTTEDFSGQCLPGTLSPESVKGKIVLCQGGYSYDVQTALEVKRAGGAGFILQNPLDGIGISVVAHVLPGTTVFSNEPATILDYLRNTSNPMATIIPPTTVMNSKPSPFMAGFSSRGPNGLEPNILKPDITAPGLNILAAWSEGSSPTRLEEDKRVVKYNIFSGTSMSCPHVAAAAALIKAIHPNWSSAAIRSALMTTATTDDNRGMPMSDASGKPATPFHFGAGHFQPAKAAQPGLIYDANYHDYLLSLCGNGANNSLDPTFNCPENFPSASNLNYPSLSISSLIGTITVKRTVTNVGSSNPTTYNSTIQSPKGYIVEISPTTLSFSHLNEKNNFTITIKANDSVIQSGVYSFGWYIWSDGIHTVRSPIAVSSSLGHPPRQSRSSSMKRSKGKPLLILLGIIIFQIFIIFFT from the exons ATGATGACTCAACTTAGTATTGTGGCCTGTCTTCTCCTCCtcattcctcttcttcttctctcaggCTCTTGTGACGCCGAAAGCCAGGTTCACATTGTCTATTTTGGAGAGCACAGTGGAGGGAAAACGTGGAAGGAAATTGAAGATGGTCATCATTCCTACCTACTTTCCGTGAAGAAGTCGGAAGAAGAAGCCAGATCTTCTCTGGTTTACAGCTACAAGAAGATTATCAATGGCTTCTCCGCCTGGCTCACCCCCCATGAAGCTGCCAAGTTATCCG CAGAAATTAATGGAGTGATTTCAGTGTTCAAAAGCCAGCCCGGAAGATACCATCTTCAAACCACAAGATCCTGGGATTTTGTTAGCTTACTCGAAGGTCAAGAACTGAAACACCCAACTGATGAGGAAGAACTATCGCGTAAAGCCAACTACGGAAAAGATGTCATTGTTGGGGTCTTCGACAGTG GAATATGGCCAGAGTCAGAGAGTTTTAGCGACCAAGGAATGGAACCCATCCCAAAAAGATGGAAAGGAATATGTCAGAGTGGCGCGGCTTTTGACACTTCTCATTGCAATAG GAAACTAATTGGAGCTCGGTATTACCTAAATGGATATGAAGCCTATCATGGCCCTCTCAACAACATAGATGATTATCGATCACCTAGAGACAAAAATGGCCATGGAACTCACGCAGCCTCAATTGTTGGAGGTCGCAGAGTCGCCAACATCTCAGCCCTCGGTGGTCTTGCCAATGGCACAGCCTCTGGTGGCGCTCCGCTAGTGCGCCTCGCCATTTACAAAGTTTGTTGGCCAATCCCAGGCTTGTCTAGGGCAGAAGACAACATATGTTTTGATGAAGATATGCTTGCAGCCTTCGACGATGCCATCGCTGATGGGGTTGATGTGCTCAGCATCTCCGTCGGGGCAAACAATCTTGATCCCTACAAAATAGAAGTAATTTCTATTGGGTCGTTTTATGCTATGAAGCGAAACATCGTGGTGGCCTGCAGCGCTGGCAATGAGGGACCTTTCCCATCAACTGTGAAGAATGTAGCGCCTTGGATCATCACTGTAGGTGCAAGCAGCATAGATAGAGTCTTCTCTTCACCGGCTGTGCTAGGAAACAACATGAAAATTGAG GGACAAACAGTAACTCCATATGCATTGAAAACCATGTACCCACTAGTTTATGCTGGAGACGTAGAAATACCAGGCACAACAACGGAGGACTTCAGCGG GCAATGCCTTCCTGGGACTCTCTCACCCGAatcggtgaaaggaaaaatcgtGTTATGCCAAGGTGGGTATTCATATGATGTTCAGACAGCTTTAGAGGTCAAAAGAGCTGGGGGAGCTGGCTTCATCCTACAGAACCCTTTGGATGGTATTGGAATATCAGTTGTTGCTCATGTTCTTCCAGGAACAACAGTGTTTTCTAATGAGCCTGCCACGATTCTTGATTACCTAAGAAATACTAGCAATCCCATGGCCACAATAATCCCACCTACAACTGTCATGAACAGTAAACCATCACCTTTCATGGCAGGCTTCTCCTCAAGGGGTCCAAATGGCCTTGAACCTAATATTTTGAAG CCTGACATTACAGCCCCAGGTCTAAATATATTAGCAGCATGGAGTGAGGGATCTTCTCCAACTAGATTGGAGGAAGACAAACGAGTGGTTAAGTACAACATATTTAGTGGCACTTCCATGTCTTGCCCACATGTGGCCGCCGCAGCCGCACTAATCAAGGCCATTCATCCTAATTGGAGCAGTGCAGCCATAAGATCAGCCCTCATGACTACTG CAACAACAGATGACAACAGGGGCATGCCAATGAGTGATGCATCTGGAAAGCCAGCAACCCCATTCCATTTTGGAGCTGGCCACTTCCAACCAGCAAAGGCAGCACAGCCTGGCCTCATCTATGATGCCAATTACCATGACTATCTCCTTTCCCTCTGCGGCAATGGTGCCAATAATTCACTAGATCCAACGTTCAATTGCCCAGAGAATTTCCCATCAGCAAGCAACCTTAACTACCCATCACTTTCCATTTCAAGTTTGATAGGCACCATTACAGTGAAGAGGACTGTAACTAATGTTGGCAGTAGCAATCCAACCACTTATAACTCCACGATCCAATCTCCAAAAGGATACATTGTTGAGATCTCTCCAACAACACTAAGCTTCAGTCACTTGAACGAAAAGAATAACTTTACCATCACAATCAAAGCAAACGATAGTGTCATTCAAAGCGGCGTGTATTCGTTTGGGTGGTATATATGGAGCGATGGGATTCATACGGTTAGGAGTCCTATTGCAGTGTCTTCATCTTTGGGACACCCACCGCGACAATCACGCAGCTCTTCTATGAAACGCAGTAAGGGGAAACCCTTGCTCATATTATTAGGcataataatatttcaaattttcataatattttttacctAA